In Quercus robur chromosome 11, dhQueRobu3.1, whole genome shotgun sequence, the sequence aaaaacaagatcaaataagatcAAAATAATCCAACGAAATACTTGCATCATGAGATTTTAAATCACAgataggcaacttaaatttcagtcaaatcTCAGGTGGATAAagtatcaaatttcaaaccacaggtaggTTACTTAAAATTTAGCCAAACCACAAATGGGGAAGTTGtaatttgtcattttctttattttaacaaaattaaagtgGCATACTTTGATCTTAGTCTCTGCAATATTTGTTGCAATGCAATTTCATCCATGATTTATCAACTATATTGATTTAATTCCCATGAGGATAAAGAGTTCAAAGAAGACCATTTGTATGATCTTGACAATTAATtctacacaaaataaaaattagggtaacattaattaaactttatttagaatttgaacaactatatgaaaaattattaggtgtTTCCGGAGTACCATGGTGTAGCGTTCTTTCTTCTCAGATTTATGGTAAACAAAACTTTattgtgaatttaattagttAGATCTACCATGAATGTGAAAGAGGAAAGCTAAAGGAGCACCTAATAATTACCCAAATTATACTTAACACAACATAatgtatatttataaatttaagttTAAACTACAAATACACTTTATAATTTTgaccaaattttaaatttcaactttctttttttttagtcctttAACTTTTATTCATTTCTAGTGTAGTCTTTTTGTCCAATTCACATTGTTAAGTTAACTCAAACGATGCTCATTTAAGAAGGTGAATAATACTAaaattaactataaaattaaatagaaatagAACATGTTAAAATTAGAtggtgtaatttataatttaacttaaaattaaacatataattcaCAAAAAAGCATTGATATTAATAGCTGAGcacaaacaaaaatcaagaatATGACACAAATACATTATTTTTGGCCTAAAGGGATGTGTTTGAACCACCGCCCACGTTAGGTGAGTTGGTATTTTCCCAACCCTTAAAGGCTTGAGGGGTTCATAGACCCAAGTTCGAGTAGTCCTGGGGAGGGGGTTATACTGtcaattgtcaaaaaaaaaaaaaaaagaggaatgcATTTGATTTCAACATACCATATTTGAATTAACAATAATTATCTCATGTATTGAATATatcgctctgtttgttttgttggaaaaccttctataaaaataattttccacattttcaatgtttggtagtacaaaaaaaaattgttcaatggaaaactatctttagtcaacagaaaacactaataaaaataaaatttattttctataggttgttttccaatttttttttttttttttttttttgggaaaacaaaCTCTCTCATGGTaagctctctcactttttctctcttccctttactttttctctcctcacaccCTCACTATCACTAACTTTGGTCTCTCCTCTtccatagatctctctctctctctctctctctctctctctctcctctccttGTTTCTCTTTCCCTTTATAACATAGTTCTCTGATTAGatttcacccccccccccctcactGATCGGTCAATAACTTTGGCTTGCAAAGGTGAACAAATTTGCAGTGGTAATTATTTAattcctctctaccaaaatctcaattctttgctttgaatttcaagcttgattttcttttttctctaagaaatttttagTTTGATGGATTTCAaacaaaagttattttttttcacacataaaagtgcaaaaaaagaaaaaagaagaagaagaagaatgaatgaatgaatgaagtaaaagacaaaatttttaaatatattgccTATATGGCTCTAAATTGTTTTTACATAGGACAATCTTTGTGGTAAATTAATAATgttgttatataatgaatgataattgtttaggaaAATTACATTTGTTGGCAGATACATTATGCAAATACTATGCAGTGATAATATATTATGCATATTCATcatgtaaatacataatttagagcAATATTGAAAACTTGTGGTTGACCATAGTAGACAATTAGTGTACCAGCGTAAAGAGTAGataattaaaagttattgttatttgtaCTCACTGAAGATGTATTTCCCtgtcaattttatatatatagacaaatggttgagatatatatatatatatatatatgtatgtgcaTACGTACGTTACTGTTcatatatatgagcaagataAATGGTAGATATTATGAATACTTGACaactaattttgattttatctattgttaaaattttagtatgaaaagTAGATTCattcttgattttatttatttatattgattacattagttggtttacataatatacatattttaaattatacaataaatattataaaaaaaattacataccaaacactagaaaacattctcaatcttattttcaagattgttaccaaacacctgaaaatgagataatttttttaaatttttttttgaaaaataaactatttttcaaaaaatattaatattaaaacaAATAGAGCACAcgtaatctcttttttttttttttttttttttttttgagaattcgtAATCTCATTTTTATAGCATGTAAAGTGTAAATTCTAcatttgtataaaatataaaactcacATGATATCCATCCTATTCCGCCTAGGAGTACTAAACTTGATAAGATGTTGACACATGTTCAACACTTGTTACATGTTAAGCATCTTATTAGGTCTATTGTACTTGAGCATTGAACTCAAGTTTTACTTTTTATgatgaaatttgacacttttgACATATTAAAATTAGGTGCAATATTTAAAGTATCACATATGGTGTAATAActtttaatggttgagattaaaaattaagaaaaaatatataaaaaaaaaagtaaaaaagtttaaattaaaaagtgagagtggtaaaaaaagaaaaaaattatgagtggAAAATGGGGTAGTTAAGGTATTGCAAGCTTGCAACAGATCCTAATCTAACTTTTGACTTGCCGTCAAACTCAAAGGGTAAAAAAAGACACCtgttggtggggggggggggggcaaaagttagaaagtaaaaaaaaaatgaaaggccAGAGATTGGAAAATTGAGGTATCATAAAACCCACTAGCTGGCAAGAGCTGTATCTTTAGGCCCCAGCTTCTCATTTTCTTGTTTTAcgactctctctttctctctctccccaaatGCCTGAGTTTGGAGGCAACAAAATGTTAATCTGAAAAGGGTTTTGTTCTTATAGTTAAGCTGCTGAAGAAAACAGAGcaagacccaaaaaaagaaagaaagaaagaaaagaaaagaaaaatgagtgcTTCTAGGTTCATAAAGTGTGTCACAGTTGGTGATGGTGCCGTTGGCAAGACTTGCATGCTCATTTCCTACACCAGCAACACTTTCCCTACGGTTAGTCCCTTGTTTCTGGGTGTTTGTTTGGTTCctgagaaaatgtgggaaatttaagaaaaaaaataaaaactaacaaagttttgttttttctttgtgtagtGTGTCTTTTGAGTTCAATTgtttcttgggttttgtttgtcaATGGGATTTGGTGCTGATTCTTGTCTAAAAATGCTTGCTTTACATGGGTTCTGATGGGgttttcatattctttttttgtttgtagttttttcttgGCTTTGTTCTTTTAACCCTCCATTTGGATTTTGAGGAAGTTggggaaatgaaatgaaaaagattTCAACTTTGATGCCAATTTTGTGTTCTGAAGGAGCAATTTTGGGGCTTTGTTAGGTCCATCAGTGTGTTTTGAGGTTTACTATAATGGAGTTTCAATGTTCTTCCTGAACTGAGTGGAGGACTAGAACAAGGTTTTTTCTTATGGAGGTCTCtcagagaaaatgagagaaagaaaggaatGTGAAATTTTGAATTCTGTGTTTTGAGTTAAATTGGATACTTTGTTGCTATCTTTGTGTTTGAATTCTTCGATTTAAGGCTTTTATGGTACTCCATCTTTGAGGTGAAACTATGAAAGTGCTTCAGTATATGGAGTTTTGAACTTATGACTGAGCAAACTGAGTTTAGCACTAGAACTTTAGTATCTTTCCTTTACACCCTTCACCCTTTGTTTAATCTCTAAAAAAGTGAGGAAAAGAGTAGCAAAGACATTGTAATTTTGAATCACATATTTTACAGTGTACTTTGAATCTCTGATGCCTTTTCTCGATTATTTTTATTCCTGTTTGAATTGACTAGAGTAGGGTTTTATCTTGTTTGTTATGGTAATGGGATTTGATCATTCATTCTTAAAGAATGATGCTCTGCTTTCATAGGTGGGTTTCtgttcttttttacttttactattAGAGTGTGTTCTATTGGTTTATTCTTTTACCTctttattgaatttttattccAGAGTCAGTGAAAAGCCGCACCTTAAGTTGTATAATTGTGAGATTAAGATTTCTAGATGCATGATCTTAGCTTTCCTGAAGAACTTTTTTTATACGAAGTTTGAGCTGACATGGTCATTGTAATCATGTTCTCTACTAATACCTTTTTTTCGGTTGATGTTCTGTTGATAAATGAGAATGGTTCTGAGAGGGATCGGCTATAACTTTCTGTAATTGTTTACATTGTGTTGGGAACAGGATTATGTGCCAACTGTGTTTGACAATTTCAGTGCGAATGTGGTTGTGGATGGGAGCACTGTAAATTTAGGTTTGTGGGATACTGCTGGTAAGTTCGGGACCtcttatttttcattcttcttcctGTCTTTGAGGGTTTCTTGTCTTGGGCCTGATGTTTTTAGATTTATGGAACAGGCCAGGAAGATTATAATAGATTAAGACCGTTGAGCTATCGTGGGGCTGATGTCTTCTTGCTTGCATTCTCACTCATAAGCAAGGCCAGTTATGAAAATGTTGCGAAGAAAGTAAGACTGGTGTTAACTATGTggattctttcttttctccctttctctttctaATGATGTCTGATAAATTCTTCATGCTTTTCTGTTTTGATGCTCAGTGGATTCCTGAATTGAGGCATTATGCACCCGGTGTTCCAATTATACTTGTTGGAACAAAACTTGGTTAGATTCTTCTACTCACTGTTTCCCTTTGTTTAACTttattaagtttatttttacATGCTTCTTATAATGCTTGTAGTTAGTGTTTCTTCTCTATTCTACACCCGCGCCCCcgccccccaccccccccccccccccctctccccctCCCCTTTTAACATTTTTGGAAAGGTTAACTCTCCAAATGCTTATATTTTCATCCTTATGTTGGGGTCAGTCCTGTTACTTCTGGAGACCGAGATCCTCTTCTCACATAATATGCAAAACTTATTCTATTATAATTGTTGACTATTGAAGCAATTAAGGAATTGCCTAGTGTGGCTTATGTAACAACTTCCTTATTCCCCAACCGCACCTATTCTCATTTGTAAGGCACTGGTGATGTAAGAATTTGCATGCCAATCCCACAGGAATAGCATTTCTTAAGACCTCGATATTCAAGGCTAAcacaaattataatttctatgtTTGGCACTAATACCCATTCATCATATTTTTGGTATAGATCTTTATAATGAGTTGGATAAAGGAGGTTAAGTTTATTTTCATAGCTAGTgctttgaaatatttttatcaCAGTGCAGACATGTGCTGCCTGCTGTCTTTAAGTATGTGATTACAGAAGTAACAACCAGAtagaaaaagggggaaaaatttTTGGATGCAGTTTCAGCAGGGATAACTTTAGCATATTTATTCAAAGCTAACCATAAATTTAACTGAGAATTGGTTAACCTTTGCTAGACTGTTAATATTGTTTCCATGTCATATTTTGTTATGTGCATTAGGAACTCGTGATGATTGCTAAAGATTACCATGTGATTAAATAGAACTTGTCAAGGCCTCTAGAAACTTTTATGCATATAGTTTCCCTATCTTCTCCAATATGTTTCCAGCAAAATCTCCTGAAAATCCTGcatgtttttttgaaacttATTCTCAGCATGATATAAGGATTCAAGGGT encodes:
- the LOC126707094 gene encoding rac-like GTP-binding protein 5, whose translation is MSASRFIKCVTVGDGAVGKTCMLISYTSNTFPTDYVPTVFDNFSANVVVDGSTVNLGLWDTAGQEDYNRLRPLSYRGADVFLLAFSLISKASYENVAKKWIPELRHYAPGVPIILVGTKLDLRDDKQFFIDHPGAVPITTAQGEELRKLIGAPIYIECSSKTQQNVKSVFDAAIKVVLQPPKQKKKKKRKGQRGCSIL